The proteins below come from a single Drosophila busckii strain San Diego stock center, stock number 13000-0081.31 chromosome X, ASM1175060v1, whole genome shotgun sequence genomic window:
- the LOC108606202 gene encoding uncharacterized protein LOC108606202, with protein sequence MRPLNFTMWDTPDYGLELKMFPSNNSMSSLTFVRKDVPIPMWNLLLLQHPVKRHNKLRTERPRVLYNSSVRTCEFWKYVRRFGAWNNAAKQMLSTGGSNLSLDCPLKKGVYSLNVITIPPDTAFLKFMYHPNTIFSIHGTVYSVNPKNTSSKQPICHYEINTTVVKTC encoded by the coding sequence ATGCGCCCATTAAATTTTACTATGTGGGACACGCCGGATTATGGTCTGGAATTGAAAATGTTTCCGAGCAACAATTCGATGTCATCGTTAACATTTGTGCGCAAGGACGTGCCCATACCGATGTggaacttgttgttgctgcaacatccGGTGAAGCGGCACAACAAGCTGCGCACCGAGCGGCCGCGTGTGCTTTACAATTCATCGGTGCGGACTTGTGAATTTTGGAAATACGTGCGACGCTTTGGCGCCTGGAATaatgcagcaaagcaaatgctcTCGACTGGTGGCAGCAACTTGAGTTTGGACTGTCCGTTGAAAAAGGGCGTCTATAGTCTGAATGTGATAACCATACCGCCGGATACGGCATTTCTCAAGTTTATGTATCATCCGAATACGATATTTTCAATACACGGCACTGTCTACTCGGTGAATCCGAAGaacacaagcagcaagcagccaaTTTGCCACTACGAGATCAACACGACGGTGGTGAAAACTTGCTGA
- the LOC108606201 gene encoding farnesol dehydrogenase, producing MERWQNRVAVVTGASSGIGAACAKLLVAAGLQVVGLARRTERLEQLRQSLPAEQQQRFHQRTCDVSAEAQVSAAFEWIEQTLGGCDVLINNAGILRDGHLIDMPLQDIKDVLQTNLMGSIVCTKLAAQSMKRRQMAGHLFFINSTAGLAGYNPGHVDPSLNIYTPSKFALTAVHEICRQELITQQLKIKTTSIMPGWVSTEIVPDETKQQLGEVILQANDVAQAVLYALSTPPHAQVQEITLRAVGEWY from the exons ATGGAACGCTGGCAAAATCGTGTAGCTGTTGTAACTGGCGCCAGTTCGGGCATTGGTGCGGCCTGTGCCAAGCTGCTGGTGGCCGCTGGATTGCAGGTCGTTGGCCTGGCACGTCGCACGGAGCGTCTGGAGCAGCTGCGCCAATCGCTGCccgctgagcagcagcagcgtttccATCAGCGCACCTGCGACGTCTCGGCGGAGGCGCAAGTGAGCGCCGCCTTTGAGTGGATCGAACAGACGCTGGGGGGCTGCGATGTGCTGATCAATAATGCGGGCATCCTGCGTGATGGGCATTTGATTGACATGCCGCTACAGGATATTAAGGATGTGCTGCAGACGAATCTAATGGGCAGCATAGTGTGCACCAAGCTGGCAGCGCAGAGCATGAAGCGTCGCCAAATGGCCGGACATTTGTTTTTCATCAACAGCACAGCGGGCCTGGCGGGCTACAATCCCGGCCATGTGGATCCCAGTCTCAACATTTATACGCCCAGCAAATTTGCGCTAACTGCAGTGCATGAAATCTGTCGACAGGAGTTGATAACACAGCAGCTAAAGATTAAGACGACA AGCATTATGCCCGGTTGGGTCTCCACTGAGATTGTGCCGGATGaaacgaagcagcagctgggcgAGGTTATACTGCAGGCCAACGATGTAGCCCAAGCAGTGCTCTATGCTCTCTCCACGCCGCCACATGCTCAGGTGCAGGAGATAACGCTGCGAGCCGTTGGCGAATGGTACTAA